The following coding sequences lie in one Rutidosis leptorrhynchoides isolate AG116_Rl617_1_P2 chromosome 4, CSIRO_AGI_Rlap_v1, whole genome shotgun sequence genomic window:
- the LOC139845050 gene encoding acyl carrier protein 3, mitochondrial, translating to MQSLRESILKHLRITVCRRRIINGVKEVSASFSLQRQLCTSTRSSSDLVMDRVIGIVKKFDKIEASKVTESADFQKDLSLDSLDRVELVMAFEQEFSIEIPDEQADKLKCCADVANYIISIPKRETASEDS from the exons ATGCAAAGTTTAAGAGAATCCATTTTGAAGCATTTAAGGATCACAGTTTGTAGAAGACGAATTATTAATGGAGTGAAAGAAGTGAGTGCAAGTTTCAGTCTTCAACGACAACTTTGCACGTCTACAAGGTCGAGTAGTGACCTGGTTATGGATCGAGTGATTGGGATAGTTAAGAAATTCGACAAGATCGAAGCATCTAAG GTAACTGAATCAGCTGATTTTCAAAAAGATTTGAGCCTTGACAGCCTAGACAGGGTGGAGCTTGTGATGGCTTTTGAGCAAGAATTTTCTATTGAGATTCCGGACGAACAAGCGGATAAACTAAAATGTTGTGCAGATGTTGCCAACTACATAATTTCAATCCCTAAACGGGAGACTGCATCTGAAGATTCATGA
- the LOC139843549 gene encoding nudix hydrolase 2-like has product MILRFLPRSSILCFITTKTNPSVLHFRSNWIHSKGKLKSNTFGVHLNVRSMSASASSSSPVLSAKQTVPDIDLLKGKEDEHEGVIVEMSKEPIDPVMFTSSLKASMLHWKQQGKRGIWIKLPIEVANLIEPVVKEGFEFHHAEPKYLMLVKWVQDTINTLPANASHRVGIGAFVTNENGEVLVVQEKSGKFQGTGIWKFPTGVVDEGEDICDAAVREVKEETGIDTKFVEILAFRQSHKSFFDKSDLFFMCMLQPLSFNIQKQEREIEAAQWMAFEEYAAQSFVQKHDLLKYMVKICIAKRDEKYAGFMAVPTITSFSNKHSNLYFNTRDLNS; this is encoded by the exons ATGATACTCAGATTTCTTCCAAGGTCCTCAATTCTTTGTTTCATCACCACCAAAACTAATCCTTCCGTGTTACATTTTAGGTCAAACTGGATCCATTCTAAAG GTAAATTAAAGAGTAATACTTTTGGGGTCCATTTAAATGTAAGATCTATGTCAGCTTCAGCGAGTTCTTCGTCTCCTGTATTGTCGGCGAAACAAACAGTACCGGATATTGATTTATTAAAAGGTAAAGAGGATGAACATGAAGGTGTTATTGTCGAAATGTCTAAAGAGCCCATTGACCCAGTTATGTTTACTTCATCACTTAAAGCTTCAATGCTGCATTGGAAACAACAG GGTAAAAGGGGTATATGGATCAAATTGCCAATCGAGGTTGCAAATCTCATCGAGCCTGTAGTCAAA GAAGGGTTCGAGTTTCACCATGCCGAACCAAAATACTTGATGCTTGTGAAGTGGGTTCAAGATACAATTAATACTTTGCCCGCAAATGCAAGTCATCGAGTTGGTATTGGTGCTTTTGTGACAAACGAGAACGGAGAG GTTTTAGTGGTGCAAGAAAAGAGTGGAAAATTTCAAGGAACTGGCATATGGAAGTTTCCTACTGGTGTCGTTGATGAG GGAGAAGATATTTGTGATGCAGCAGTTCGAGAAGTAAAAGAAGAGACTGGA ATTGATACCAAGTTCGTGGAAATATTAGCATTCAG ACAAAGCCATAAATCGTTCTTTGACAAGTCAGATTTATTCTTCATGTGCATGCTGCAACCTTTATCCTTCAACATCCAGAAACAAGAAAGAGAAATAGAGGCAGCCCAG TGGATGGCGTTCGAGGAATATGCAGCTCAATCGTTCGTACAGAAGCATGATCTTCTCAAGTATATGGTGAAGATATGCATAGCAAAACGAGACGAAAAGTATGCCGGATTTATGGCTGTACCTACAATCACAAGTTTCTCTAACAAACATAGCAACCTTTATTTCAACACCAGGGATCTTAACTCTTAG
- the LOC139841610 gene encoding uncharacterized protein, with protein sequence MRILFLIFFVYLGHHAKAARRDIVAELFEDDHFRKEVGYGEDKLSTVLVGGSIVCDHACYDENSSLQSQPITGASLAVICDTSKKTSKSDWIKGTADEYGDFLIDLPSHLHAIQNIENKCIVKILEVPKTSPCNQALTGEHRRIKFSSTDNGFRIYTAHEIHLIPKDLQPCLKKQVTF encoded by the exons ATGAGAATATTATTTCTCATCTTTTTCGTGTATCTCGGCCATCATGCTAAGGCCGCTAGACGTGATATTGTAGCGGAACTTTTTGAAGACGATCATTTTAGAAAAGAAGTTGGATATGGGGAAGATAAGCTCTCTACGGTGTTGGTTGGCGGTTCTATTGTGTGTGATCATGCTTGCTATGATGAAAATTCATCTCTTCAATCACAACCCATTACTG GAGCATCACTGGCAGTTATATGCGACACTAGCAAAAAGACAAGTAAATCAGATTGGATTAAGGGAACAGCAGACGAATACGGCGACTTCCTTATAGATCTCCCATCCCATCTTCACGCAATTCAAAACATCGAAAATAAATGCATAGTCAAGATCCTCGAGGTACCAAAAACCTCTCCCTGCAACCAAGCCTTAACCGGTGAACACAGACGAATAAAGTTTTCATCAACAGATAATGGATTTCGCATATACACTGCCCATGAGATCCATTTAATACCTAAAGATTTACAGCCATGCCTCAAGAAACAAGTCACATTCTAA